In one window of Hevea brasiliensis isolate MT/VB/25A 57/8 chromosome 10, ASM3005281v1, whole genome shotgun sequence DNA:
- the LOC110645066 gene encoding transcription factor IBH1 isoform X1 — MNPHHHSSYLNPNSLKSRFTKNFLRSLIKINKQTPFPCRPTEMFQRCHKVKTAADKSLACAVGSRRVWSRAMLCKIRNRALRRGPQKPPSVRRIIINNRTMKKGFNCLKEKMNDDQEAGIDQTSKLRKLVPGGEAMDLCNLLDEAAHYIKCLNTQVQEIHDAERIESLGKD; from the coding sequence ATGAATCCTcatcaccactcctcttatttAAACCCTAATTCTTTGAAATCTAGGTTCACTAAAAACTTCCTTCGATCTTTGATTAAAATAAACAAGCAAACACCTTTTCCATGTCGTCCTACAGAGATGTTTCAACGATGTCATAAGGTTAAGACTGCTGCTGATAAATCCCTAGCTTGCGCTGTTGGGTCAAGGAGAGTTTGGAGTAGGGCAATGCTTTGCAAGATTCGAAACCGAGCACTGAGGAGGGGACCCCAGAAGCCTCCTTCAGTTAGAAGAATCATCATCAACAATCGAACCATGAAAAAGGGTTTTAATTGTTTAAAGGAGAAGATGAATGATGATCAAGAAGCTGGTATTGATCAAACCAGTAAGCTAAGAAAACTGGTACCAGGAGGTGAAGCTATGGATTTATGCAATTTGTTGGATGAGGCTGCACATTACATCAAGTGCCTTAACACCCAAGTACAG
- the LOC110645066 gene encoding transcription factor IBH1 isoform X2, with protein sequence MNPHHHSSYLNPNSLKSRFTKNFLRSLIKINKQTPFPCRPTEMFQRCHKVKTAADKSLACAVGSRRVWSRAMLCKIRNRALRRGPQKPPSVRRIIINNRTMKKGFNCLKEKMNDDQEAGIDQTSKLRKLVPGGEAMDLCNLLDEAAHYIKCLNTQVQLASFLKKLVMN encoded by the coding sequence ATGAATCCTcatcaccactcctcttatttAAACCCTAATTCTTTGAAATCTAGGTTCACTAAAAACTTCCTTCGATCTTTGATTAAAATAAACAAGCAAACACCTTTTCCATGTCGTCCTACAGAGATGTTTCAACGATGTCATAAGGTTAAGACTGCTGCTGATAAATCCCTAGCTTGCGCTGTTGGGTCAAGGAGAGTTTGGAGTAGGGCAATGCTTTGCAAGATTCGAAACCGAGCACTGAGGAGGGGACCCCAGAAGCCTCCTTCAGTTAGAAGAATCATCATCAACAATCGAACCATGAAAAAGGGTTTTAATTGTTTAAAGGAGAAGATGAATGATGATCAAGAAGCTGGTATTGATCAAACCAGTAAGCTAAGAAAACTGGTACCAGGAGGTGAAGCTATGGATTTATGCAATTTGTTGGATGAGGCTGCACATTACATCAAGTGCCTTAACACCCAAGTACAG